In a genomic window of Gambusia affinis linkage group LG04, SWU_Gaff_1.0, whole genome shotgun sequence:
- the zgc:136908 gene encoding transitional endoplasmic reticulum ATPase isoform X2 codes for MHLLSGRPKGEDFSTAILKEKHRPNRLIVDEALNEDSSIVSLSQNKTEELQLFRGDTVVLRGRKRRQTVCIVLTDDTCGHEKIRMNRVTRNNLRVRLGDVISIHACPDIKYGKKIHLLPIDDTIEGLTGNLFEVFLKPYFLEAYRPVHTGDIFLVRGSMRAVEFKVVETDPSPHCIVAPDTVIYCEGEPIKREDEEENLNDVGYDDIGGCRKQLAQIKEMVELPLRHPGLFKAIGVKPPRGILLYGPAGTGKTLVARAVANETGAFFFLINGPEIMSKLAGESESNLRKAFEEAESNAPAIIFIDELDAIAPKREKTHGEVERRIVSQLLTLMDGLKQRAHVVVMAATNRPNSIDSALRRFGRFDREIDIGIPDSTGRLEILQIHTKNMKLADDVDLEKIATETHGHVGADLAALCSEAALQAIRKKMTLIDLEDETIDADLLNSLAVTMDDFQWALSQSNPSALRETVAEVPQVNWEDIGGLDEVKRELQELVQYPVEYPDKFLKFGMTPSRGVLFYGPPGCGKTLLAKAIANECQANFVSIKGPEMLTMWFGESEANVRDVFDKARQAAPCILFFDELDSIAKSRGGGAGDAGGAADRVINQILTEMDGMSDKKNVFIIGATNRPDIIDPAILRPGRLDQLIYIPLPDKPSRTAILKANLRKSPIARDVDLDFLSEITEGFSGADLTEICQRACKLAIREAIEAEIKAERQRQSRPGIPMDEDFDPVPEIRKDHFEEAMRVARRSVSDNDIRKYEMFAQTLQQSRGFGNFRFPSATGTRSGGQGSGPGSGSERPGLYREEGDDDLYQ; via the exons ATGCATCTCCTGTCTGGAAGGCCGAAGGGAGAGGATTTCTCCACCGCCATCCTGAAGGAGAAACACAGACCGAACAGGCTGATTGTGGACGAAGCGCTCAACGAGGACAGCAGCATCGTCAGCCTGTCGCAG AATAAGacggaggagctgcagctcttCCGCGGGGACACCGTGGTGCTGAGAGGACGGAAGCGACGGCAAACCGTGTGCATCGTCCTGACGGATGACACCTGCGGGCACGAGAAGATTCGGATGAACAGGGTGACGCGCAACAACCTGCGAGTTCGCCTTGGTGATGTCATCAG CATCCATGCCTGCCCTGACATCAAGTATGGGAAAAAGATCCACCTCCTCCCCATTGACGACACTATTGAGGGCCTGACAGGGAACCTCTTTGAAGTTTTCCTCAAGCCGTACTTTCTGGAGGCGTACCGGCCAGTACACACAG GCGACATTTTCTTGGTGAGGGGAAGCATGAGAGCTGTAGAGTTCAAGGTGGTGGAGACGGACCCGAGCCCTCACTGCATCGTTGCCCCAGACACGGTCATCTACTGCGAAGGAGAGCCGATAAAAAGAGAG GATGAAGAGGAGAATCTGAACGATGTCGGGTATGACGACATCGGAGGCTGTCGGAAACAACTCGCTCAGATCAAAGAGATGGTGGAGCTTCCTCTCCGGCACCCAGGGCTCTTCAAGGCGATTGGAGTTAAG CCCCCCAGAGGTATCCTGCTTTACGGCCCTGCAGGTACAGGGAAGACCCTAGTGGCCCGAGCCGTCGCCAATGAAACCGGCGCCTTCTTCTTTCTAATCAACG GTCCTGAGATTATGAGTAAGTTGGCAGGGGAGTCTGAAAGCAACCTAAGAAAGGCGTTTGAGGAGGCGGAGAGCAATGCTCCGGCCATCATCTTCATCGATGAGCTGGACGCCATCGCTCCCAAGAGAGAGAAG ACTCACGGCGAGGTGGAGAGGCGCATCGTGTCCCAGCTCCTGACCCTGATGGACGGGCTGAAGCAAAGGGCTCACGTGGTTGTGATGGCGGCGACGAACCGACCGAACAGCATCGACTCCGCTCTGAGACGCTTCG GCAGGTTTGATCGAGAGATCGACATCGGGATCCCAGACTCCACCGGCAGGCTGGAGATCCTGCAGATCCACACCAAGAATATGAAGCTGGCAGACGATGTCGACCTGGAAAAG ATCGCCACGGAAACACACGGACATGTGGGCGCCGACCTCGCCGCTCTGTGCTCAGAAGCTGCTCTGCAAGCAATCCGCAAGAAGATGACGCTCATTGATCTGGAGGACGAAACTATCGATGCTGACCTGCTCAACTCTCTGGCCGTCACCATGGACGACTTTCAG TGGGCCCTGAGTCAAAGCAACCCATCAGCTCTGAGGGAGACGGTAGCAGAGGTCCCTCAGGTCAACTGGGAGGACATCGGCGGTCTGGACGAGGTCAAACGAGAACTCCAAGAGCTTGTTCAG TATCCAGTGGAGTATCCTGACAAGTTCCTGAAGTTTGGGATGACGCCGTCCCGTGGGGTGCTGTTCTACGGCCCGCCGGGCTGCGGAAAAACGCTCCTGGCGAAGGCCATCGCCAACGAGTGCCAGGCGAACTTTGTGTCCATCAAAGGGCCTGAGATGCTCACCATGTGGTTCGGAGAGTCGGAGGCCAATGTCAGAGATGTGTTTGACAAG GCCAGGCAGGCGGCCCCCTGCATCTTGTTTTTTGACGAGTTGGACTCCATCGCCAAGTCCCGAGGAGGCGGGGCAGGGGACGCCGGCGGAGCCGCGGACAGAGTCATCAACCAGATCCTCACCGAGATGGACGGCATGTCGGACAAGAAGAACGTCTTCATCATCGGCGCCACAAACAG ACCTGACATCATAGACCCGGCCATCCTGCGGCCGGGCCGTTTGGACCAGCTCATCTACATCCCGCTTCCAGACAAACCCTCTCGCACAGCAATTCTGAAAGCCAACCTGCGCAAATCGCCCATTGCACGG GACGTGGATCTGGACTTCCTCTCTGAGATCACTGAGGGTTTCTCCGGAGCCGACCTGACGGAGATCTGCCAGCGCGCTTGTAAGCTGGCCATCCGGGAGGCCATCGAAGCTGAGATCAAGGCTGAGCGTCAGCGGCAGAGCAGACCAGGAATCCCCATG GACGAGGACTTCGACCCAGTCCCAGAGATCAGGAAGGACCACTTTGAAGAGGCCATGCGCGTCGCTCGTCGCTCCGTCAGCGACAACGACATCCGCAAATATGAGATGTTTGCTCAGACTCTGCAGCAGAGCCGAGGTTTCGGGAACTTCAG GTTTCCGTCTGCCACGGGAACCCGGTCtggaggtcaggggtcagggcCAGGTTCTGGATCAGAGAGGCCGGGTCTGTACAGAGAGGAAGGGGATGACGACCTCTACCAGTGA
- the zgc:136908 gene encoding transitional endoplasmic reticulum ATPase isoform X1, whose translation MPGPGGAEPKGEDFSTAILKEKHRPNRLIVDEALNEDSSIVSLSQNKTEELQLFRGDTVVLRGRKRRQTVCIVLTDDTCGHEKIRMNRVTRNNLRVRLGDVISIHACPDIKYGKKIHLLPIDDTIEGLTGNLFEVFLKPYFLEAYRPVHTGDIFLVRGSMRAVEFKVVETDPSPHCIVAPDTVIYCEGEPIKREDEEENLNDVGYDDIGGCRKQLAQIKEMVELPLRHPGLFKAIGVKPPRGILLYGPAGTGKTLVARAVANETGAFFFLINGPEIMSKLAGESESNLRKAFEEAESNAPAIIFIDELDAIAPKREKTHGEVERRIVSQLLTLMDGLKQRAHVVVMAATNRPNSIDSALRRFGRFDREIDIGIPDSTGRLEILQIHTKNMKLADDVDLEKIATETHGHVGADLAALCSEAALQAIRKKMTLIDLEDETIDADLLNSLAVTMDDFQWALSQSNPSALRETVAEVPQVNWEDIGGLDEVKRELQELVQYPVEYPDKFLKFGMTPSRGVLFYGPPGCGKTLLAKAIANECQANFVSIKGPEMLTMWFGESEANVRDVFDKARQAAPCILFFDELDSIAKSRGGGAGDAGGAADRVINQILTEMDGMSDKKNVFIIGATNRPDIIDPAILRPGRLDQLIYIPLPDKPSRTAILKANLRKSPIARDVDLDFLSEITEGFSGADLTEICQRACKLAIREAIEAEIKAERQRQSRPGIPMDEDFDPVPEIRKDHFEEAMRVARRSVSDNDIRKYEMFAQTLQQSRGFGNFRFPSATGTRSGGQGSGPGSGSERPGLYREEGDDDLYQ comes from the exons ATGCCAGGCCCGGGAGGAGCAGA GCCGAAGGGAGAGGATTTCTCCACCGCCATCCTGAAGGAGAAACACAGACCGAACAGGCTGATTGTGGACGAAGCGCTCAACGAGGACAGCAGCATCGTCAGCCTGTCGCAG AATAAGacggaggagctgcagctcttCCGCGGGGACACCGTGGTGCTGAGAGGACGGAAGCGACGGCAAACCGTGTGCATCGTCCTGACGGATGACACCTGCGGGCACGAGAAGATTCGGATGAACAGGGTGACGCGCAACAACCTGCGAGTTCGCCTTGGTGATGTCATCAG CATCCATGCCTGCCCTGACATCAAGTATGGGAAAAAGATCCACCTCCTCCCCATTGACGACACTATTGAGGGCCTGACAGGGAACCTCTTTGAAGTTTTCCTCAAGCCGTACTTTCTGGAGGCGTACCGGCCAGTACACACAG GCGACATTTTCTTGGTGAGGGGAAGCATGAGAGCTGTAGAGTTCAAGGTGGTGGAGACGGACCCGAGCCCTCACTGCATCGTTGCCCCAGACACGGTCATCTACTGCGAAGGAGAGCCGATAAAAAGAGAG GATGAAGAGGAGAATCTGAACGATGTCGGGTATGACGACATCGGAGGCTGTCGGAAACAACTCGCTCAGATCAAAGAGATGGTGGAGCTTCCTCTCCGGCACCCAGGGCTCTTCAAGGCGATTGGAGTTAAG CCCCCCAGAGGTATCCTGCTTTACGGCCCTGCAGGTACAGGGAAGACCCTAGTGGCCCGAGCCGTCGCCAATGAAACCGGCGCCTTCTTCTTTCTAATCAACG GTCCTGAGATTATGAGTAAGTTGGCAGGGGAGTCTGAAAGCAACCTAAGAAAGGCGTTTGAGGAGGCGGAGAGCAATGCTCCGGCCATCATCTTCATCGATGAGCTGGACGCCATCGCTCCCAAGAGAGAGAAG ACTCACGGCGAGGTGGAGAGGCGCATCGTGTCCCAGCTCCTGACCCTGATGGACGGGCTGAAGCAAAGGGCTCACGTGGTTGTGATGGCGGCGACGAACCGACCGAACAGCATCGACTCCGCTCTGAGACGCTTCG GCAGGTTTGATCGAGAGATCGACATCGGGATCCCAGACTCCACCGGCAGGCTGGAGATCCTGCAGATCCACACCAAGAATATGAAGCTGGCAGACGATGTCGACCTGGAAAAG ATCGCCACGGAAACACACGGACATGTGGGCGCCGACCTCGCCGCTCTGTGCTCAGAAGCTGCTCTGCAAGCAATCCGCAAGAAGATGACGCTCATTGATCTGGAGGACGAAACTATCGATGCTGACCTGCTCAACTCTCTGGCCGTCACCATGGACGACTTTCAG TGGGCCCTGAGTCAAAGCAACCCATCAGCTCTGAGGGAGACGGTAGCAGAGGTCCCTCAGGTCAACTGGGAGGACATCGGCGGTCTGGACGAGGTCAAACGAGAACTCCAAGAGCTTGTTCAG TATCCAGTGGAGTATCCTGACAAGTTCCTGAAGTTTGGGATGACGCCGTCCCGTGGGGTGCTGTTCTACGGCCCGCCGGGCTGCGGAAAAACGCTCCTGGCGAAGGCCATCGCCAACGAGTGCCAGGCGAACTTTGTGTCCATCAAAGGGCCTGAGATGCTCACCATGTGGTTCGGAGAGTCGGAGGCCAATGTCAGAGATGTGTTTGACAAG GCCAGGCAGGCGGCCCCCTGCATCTTGTTTTTTGACGAGTTGGACTCCATCGCCAAGTCCCGAGGAGGCGGGGCAGGGGACGCCGGCGGAGCCGCGGACAGAGTCATCAACCAGATCCTCACCGAGATGGACGGCATGTCGGACAAGAAGAACGTCTTCATCATCGGCGCCACAAACAG ACCTGACATCATAGACCCGGCCATCCTGCGGCCGGGCCGTTTGGACCAGCTCATCTACATCCCGCTTCCAGACAAACCCTCTCGCACAGCAATTCTGAAAGCCAACCTGCGCAAATCGCCCATTGCACGG GACGTGGATCTGGACTTCCTCTCTGAGATCACTGAGGGTTTCTCCGGAGCCGACCTGACGGAGATCTGCCAGCGCGCTTGTAAGCTGGCCATCCGGGAGGCCATCGAAGCTGAGATCAAGGCTGAGCGTCAGCGGCAGAGCAGACCAGGAATCCCCATG GACGAGGACTTCGACCCAGTCCCAGAGATCAGGAAGGACCACTTTGAAGAGGCCATGCGCGTCGCTCGTCGCTCCGTCAGCGACAACGACATCCGCAAATATGAGATGTTTGCTCAGACTCTGCAGCAGAGCCGAGGTTTCGGGAACTTCAG GTTTCCGTCTGCCACGGGAACCCGGTCtggaggtcaggggtcagggcCAGGTTCTGGATCAGAGAGGCCGGGTCTGTACAGAGAGGAAGGGGATGACGACCTCTACCAGTGA
- the ndufb7 gene encoding NADH dehydrogenase [ubiquinone] 1 beta subcomplex subunit 7: MGAHLVRRYITERDTEPDPTEKFEFDPKIGFEERKEREMIATRHQMNLAQLPVEQRDYCAHHLIKLMKCKRDNWPNFLACKHERHDWDYCEHQDYVMRMKEYERERRLRMRKKRIEAKAEAEAA; the protein is encoded by the exons ATGGGCGCTCACCTGGTCAGGCGGTATATCACCGAAAGGGACACCGAGCCGGACCCTACCGAGAAGTTCGAGTTTGACCCGAAGATCGGCTTcgaagagaggaaagaaagag AGATGATCGCAACCCGGCATCAGATGAACCTGGCGCAGCTGCCTGTGGAGCAGAGAGATTACTGCGCCCACCATCTGATAAAGCTCATGAAGTGCAAGAGGGACAACTGGCCCAACTTCCTGGCTTGCAAGCACGAGAGGCACGACTGGGACTACTGCGAACACCAGGA TTACGTTATGCGAATGAAGGAGTACGAGCGGGAGAGAAGGCTCcggatgaggaagaagaggattGAGGCCAAGGCAGAGGCAGAAGCGGCATGA